In one Diprion similis isolate iyDipSimi1 chromosome 6, iyDipSimi1.1, whole genome shotgun sequence genomic region, the following are encoded:
- the LOC124407551 gene encoding uncharacterized protein LOC124407551 isoform X3, with protein sequence MKLRTTVQLSSAISTIQKKPPLKREDSFLKRFSTRQIPESQETLDTAEGEGDATDDKDSGVRRRRPRRTQRPPKTVVNPDENFYYYWLMLLSTCVLYNLWTLIVRQSLPELQALAPAAWLACDGFTDVVFFLDVGVQFRTGYLEQGLMVYNSKKLAGHYFKSKSFILDLLALLPLDLLQVNLGSNPLLRFPRFLKVYRVYDYYYMVESRTVYPNFWRVLNLIHILLILAHWFGCFYYLLSEAEGFQGDWVYPYRPGEYATLTRKYLGSLYWSTLTLTTIGDLPTPETNAEVMAGGNPRSLARRGRLSRLLQFKHNGGYVFTIVSYLIGVFIFATIVGQVGNVITNRNANRLEFERLLDGAKTYMRHHKVPGGMKRRVLRWYDYSWSRGRIQGGGDINTALGLLPDKLKTELALHVNLSVLKKVTIFQECQPEFLHDLVLKMKAYIFTPGDSICRKGEVAREMFIIADGILEVISETGRVLTTMKAGDFFGEIGILNLDGLNKRTADVRSVGYSELFSLSREDVLGAMKDYPEAQEILQNLGRKRLMEAQRVARSVRQPTSPGHDSSDNSTGKRIVDKLRSDVKGLKNVLRKSRRNTRPEESLELQPLAPKAPMLRRQTKVDPDAHEVSAASNAEPPISPIGAGLPLLSRLRLLKEKQEREEKKNVVEIQSATVEPQTTQIPEVQNPTNQNLPLLQRILLLKAKNDQETTSDKEGPGKEPLLPKNSIPEETVEMEQNQEVIQTAVAESSAISPTASTASGCSIGGKKPWNMLKDASLKTREPKRNHSPQTSPPVRRLRVKRSLLHIRQQTKMYASVDDLSPEYCGLPFVKKLKILNERQKLAELEKAVRSSSLDCTEPTDIEFDSNLTRSHSEACAIEYARKLAKLNQDQAITFQNQLSPENETLERRNLKSILKKLSAESRTGSSETSTTNIPDKKTATAELRKLMRAPTIEGYAARHSKLSKSVTFNKYTLQSPPSEQPNNTAIGDHQNQPLPQERQEPNPLPPPPTSKLSFRPISSGNILQIVSGAREDEYLGELVSGIREVIQARLEDIQSKFERQFTSLESEIRKRDEIISQLQARIQELEQRENPHIDESRDSTEPDTSMEEDVAEDHPFMRDGSVDTVLTAQPEMRRGSSMAPTHNRRSWEDHSEEETLELQDLPRSISPQSLWRDDVVIDVESSNEPSSNSEDEKQGQHGSDRHQTDENYDDDDDDDDDDVDVDDDDDDGHNNWEVAMLAEELEARRRNSEGSSPGS encoded by the exons ATGAAACTACGAACCACGGTTCAGCTGTCATCGGCAATATCAACAATTCAAAAGAAGCCTCCATTGAAGCGTGAGGATTCATTCCTGAAGCGATTTTCCACCCGACAAATACCGGAAAGTCAGGAAACCTTGGACACTGCTGAAGGCGAAGGCGATGCAACGGACGACAAGGATTCAGGTGTTCGTAGAAGACGTCCGCGGAGGACGCAACGTCCGCCAAAAACTGTCGTGAACCCAGACGAAAACTTCTATTATTACTGGTTGATGCTTTTGTCAACCTGCGTTCTATATAATTTATGGACACTTATAGTGAGACAAAGTTTACCTGAACTCCAAGCCTTGGCACCGGCTGCTTGGCTGGCATGTGACGGATTTACCgatgtggttttttttctcgacgtTGGTGTACAGTTCCGCACCGGCTACCTTGAGCAAGGACTGATGGTGTACAACAGTAAAAAATTAGCTGGACACTACTTCAAGTCGAAATCGTTCATATTGGATTTACTCGCGTTGCTGCCGTTGGACCTTTTGCAAGTGAATCTCGGCAGTAACCCGTTGTTAAGGTTTCctagatttttgaaagtttatcGAGTCTACGACTATTATTACATGGTGGAATCGCGAACAGTATACCCCAACTTCTGGAGAGTCTTAAATCTAATTCATATTCTTTTAATACTCGCTCATTGGTTTggatgtttttattatttactaaGCGAAGCTGAAGGCTTCCAAGGAGACTGGGTGTATCCGTATAGGCCAGGAGAATACGCCACTCTGACCAGAAAATATTTGGGCTCCCTTTACTGGTCCACCCTAACGTTGACTACCATCGGTGACTTGCCTACGCCAGAAACTAACGCCGA AGTCATGGCGGGCGGCAATCCCCGGAGCCTCGCTCGACGTGGCCGACTGTCCCGGCTTCTGCAGTTCAAGCATAATGGAGG GTACGTCTTCACCATTGTCAGCTACCTCATCGGAGTGTTCATATTCGCTACCATCGTCGGGCAAGTTGGCAACGTAATAACGAACAGAAACGCCAATCGTTTGGAATTTGAAAGGTTACTGGACGGTGCCAAGACTTATATGAGGCACCACAAGGTTCCCGGAGGCATGAAAAGAAGAGTGTTAAGATGGTACGATTACAGTTGGTCACGCGGAAGAATTCAAGGCGGAGGTGACATCAACACGGCACTAGGATTGCTACCAGATAAATTAAAGACTGAGCTCGCGTTGCACGTCAATTTATCCGTcctaaaaaaagttaccattttTCAG gaGTGCCAACCAGAATTTCTTCACGATTTAGTTCTTAAAATGAAGGCGTACATCTTCACCCCCGGGGACTCGATATGCCGGAAAGGTGAAGTTGCTAGAGAAATGTTTATAATAGCCGATGGGATTTTGGAGGTGATCAGTGAAACTGGAAGGGTTTTGACCACTATGAAAGCAGGCGACTTTTTCGGGGAAATCGGTATTCTGAATTTGGATGGACTAAATAA GCGTACGGCGGACGTGAGATCAGTTGGTTACTCAGAATTATTCAGCCTTTCTCGGGAGGATGTTTTGGGGGCGATGAAGGATTACCCAGAGGCtcaagaaattttacaaaatttgggCCGAAAACGTCTTATGGAGGCTCAAAGAGTGGCTAGATCCGTCAGGCAACCGACGTCTCCGGGACACGACTCGTCCGACAATAGCACCGGGAAACGAATCGTTGACAAGCTGAGGAGCGACGTTAAGGGTCTTAAAAACGTCCTCCGCAAAAGCAGGCGAAACACCAGACCCGAGGAGAGCCTGGAATTGCAACCGTTGGCGCCAAAAGCACCGATGCTGCGACGTCAAACAAAAGTCGACCCGGACGCGCACGAAGTATCGGCAGCAAGTAACGCCGAACCGCCGATATCGCCGATCGGCGCAGGGCTGCCACTCTTGTCGAGGTTGAGGCTTCTGAAGGAAAAACAAGAGcgggaagagaagaaaaatgtagTCGAAATTCAAAGCGCCACCGTCGAGCCGCAGACGACACAAATTCCCGAAGTTCAAAATCCGACGAATCAGAACTTGCCGTTGCTGCAGAGGATACTTCTGTTGAAGGCTAAAAATGATCAGGAAACGACGTCGGACAAAGAAGGACCCGGGAAAGAACCTCTTCttccaaaaaattctatacCGGAAGAAACGGTTGAGATGGAACAGAACCAGGAGGTAATCCAAACTGCCGTTGCGGAATCGTCCGCGATATCGCCGACTGCCTCGACGGCCAGCGGTTGCAGTATAGGTGGCAAAAAACCGTGGAATATGCTGAAAGATGCATCTTTGAAAACTCGAGAGCCCAAGAGGAATCACTCTCCGCAAACTAGTCCGCCGGTTCGAAGGTTACGGGTGAAACGAAGCTTGTTGCACATTCGACAGCAGACTAAGATGTACGCTTCGGTCGATGACTTATCCCCCGAATATTGCGGATTACCCTTTGTcaagaagttgaaaattttgaacgaaCGACAGAAGTTGGCGGAACTCGAAAAAGCGGTCAGAAGTTCGAGCTTGGATTGCACGGAGCCGACGGATATTGAGTTCGATAGTAATCTCACCAGAAGTCACTCAGAGGCTTGTGCCATCGAGTACGCAAGGAAACTGGCGAAATTAAATCAG GATCAGGCAatcactttccaaaatcagCTTTCACCCGAGAATGAAACTTTAGAACGGCGGAATCTGAAAAGCATACTTAAAAAACTGTCAGCCGAAAGTAGGACAGGAAGCTCGGAAACTTCGACCACGAATATACCAGACAAAAAAACGGCTACCGCCGAGTTACGGAAGTTAATGCGGGCACCAACGATCGAAGGCTACGCTGCGAGGCATTCCAAGCTTTCAAAAAGCGTTACCtttaataaatatactctGCAGAGCCCGCCGTCCGAGCAACCAAATAACACGGCTATCGGGGATCATCAAAATCAGCCTCTTCCGCAAGAACGGCAAGAACCGAATCCACTGCCACCGCCTCCTACTAGTAAGCTTAGCTTCCGTCCAATAAGCAGTGGCAACATTCTCCAAATAGTTTCAGGAGCACGGGAGGATGAATACCTCGGTGAACTAGTCTCCGGGATTCGCGAAGTGATTCAGGCCCGATTA gaAGACATCCAAAGTAAATTTGAACGTCAATTTACTTCATTGGAATCGGAGATTCGAAAACGAGACGAGATCATCTCCCAATTGCAGGCAAGAATTCAGGAGCTGGAGCAACGTGAAAATCCCCACATAGACGAATCTCGGGACAGTACGGAACCCGACACGTCTATGGAAGAAGACGTAGCTGAGGATCATCCATTCATGCGAGACGGATCGGTGGACACGGTATTGACAGCCCAACCGGAAATGAGACGCGGATCGTCGATGGCGCCGACGCATAACAGAAGATCATGGGAGGATCATTCGGAGGAGGAGACGTTAGAGTTGCAAGATTTGCCTAGATCGATCAGCCCGCAATCGTTGTGGAGGGACGACGTGGTAATAGACGTGGAATCGAGCAACGAACCTTCGAGTAATTCCGAAGACGAGAAGCAGGGTCAACATGGATCTGATCGTCATCAGACTGACGAGAAttatgacgacgacgacgacgacgacgacgacgacgttgacgttgatgacgacgatgacgacgggCATAATAATTGGGAGGTTGCAATGCTGGCTGAAGAATTGGAGGCCAGGCGGAGAAATAGCGAAGGATCTAGTCCAGGTTCCTAG